A portion of the Nitratidesulfovibrio termitidis HI1 genome contains these proteins:
- a CDS encoding heavy-metal-associated domain-containing protein translates to MPSVTVKGMSCNHCKMSVTKAVAGVSGVKDVDVSLEKGEAVWTETAPVDVDAVKAAIRKAGFDVE, encoded by the coding sequence ATGCCCAGCGTTACCGTGAAGGGAATGTCGTGCAATCACTGCAAGATGTCCGTAACCAAGGCCGTTGCCGGGGTTTCCGGCGTCAAGGACGTGGACGTCAGCCTGGAAAAGGGCGAGGCCGTATGGACGGAAACGGCCCCGGTGGACGTGGATGCCGTGAAGGCCGCCATCCGCAAGGCCGGATTCGACGTGGAATAG